The Aedes albopictus strain Foshan chromosome 1, AalbF5, whole genome shotgun sequence genomic interval GTGTCATAAATCATAATGGTCTCGAATTTACGTGGAAAATTTGAATACATTAATAATTTATGAGAACACACGGCCTCCTCGGGTCGGAGGTGGTGCCGGCGCCGAGTGGCGCCGGCTGCAGAAGCATCACGCTTAGCAGCCTAAGAAGGCTCCTTAAAAGCATCCCGGCATGGCGGTCTCTCGGCTCGGATGGACGGGATGGATGGAAAGTTGGCGCCTTACACACAGGCGGAATGTGATCTTCGCTTTTCCTGCCCCCCTTCCCGCTGATGATTTCCGGGTCGATATGTTGTGGAGGCCGGGAGAGTCGGGGCTAATTTGAGGATCAAATCCCATTGCCCCATTTTGCCTATTCATCGCCACGATGCCAATAATGCTGCTAGGTAGCAATTTGAAAGGAAATCGACGCTTTCAGTACAGCTTCCGTGGCCTTTGGTTTTTGCATATTAATTATTTATTCCGTGGTGTTGGTTCGACCTTCTCTTTACATGGTGTGGGAATTGTTGATGGTTGGGTGGCTGCTGAATATGTCATAAAGTGTTGTCAAATGAGCTGTTCGTTAGAAGTTTTAATGATTTTCTTAGCATATtttttctcaagatttcttcccgaatttctatcggaagcccttcaagaattcatggtaggattcctccaaaaattctgctTCTCagacttttttccaggaatctacgcaagaactcctctagggaggAATGACATCTTTTGGTATTGTTTAatgaatttattttgttatttcttccggaattcctgcagatattcttctaaaatttcttgctaagaaattctcctggaattcttgctagAATCTCTCAAGCCATtaccgctgggattccttcaggctccAGGATTTCACCAGATAATCCCCCATAATCCAgatgtttattttcgaaaatttctccatagatatcTCCAGATATATCATCATGAATACTAACAGAGGTTTTTTTCCCGAGATTTCAATacgaattcttccaatgattcttttaggaattactccacatctcaggaattccactagggttgtctctaggtatttcttcggaaaatgcAATAGGGTTCTCTGGAAAATTACTCAAGAGGTTTATCCGGAAACTCTCCTaaaggtttctacagaaattagatACAGAATTACTGTTATTCATCTGATAATTTTTCAAgacattcctcaaaaaatttgcctggaatttcttctgtgatttctcttgGCATTTTTAATGTTTCTTTATGTAATCTTTCTCAGAGATTACCACTGAATATTCTGAATATTCAAATACATGATGCAGCGAATTCCAGCTAGGCAGCTCACAATTGAACTGTGTCAAAAGCCTAACGAGATACCGCTATCAACACATACAGAAAATATTCCAGTCTTATTGGTGCATCAAGTAGTATGTGACACAATTGCAAACAACAGAGAAGAGCATGCCGGACAAACTTTTCCAAATCGTCAGGACCATCACGGGAGGAAAATATGCCTCCACGAGCTACGAGATCTTCAATTccagatggtggctccagagaggagttgAATTGGTATCAGGTAtcggaaggccggctccagaggcacgttatcctccatttggaacatttgtgccatcgtcatACATAtaacctatttcatcatttacctgagagagcatgggacaagggatgggaattaggaaagggatagggaaaggtgatgaaataggaaggagcACTCTAgaaaagggaatgaacgcataagcgcaacgagagctcatagcccataccacaacgggtttaaacagtgctctgaaaaggacactgtaaaacgcataagcgtaaagagagcctatagctcattggaggttgcttgtgacgtcatgtgactttcaatatgacactgaaaggcacggcatcgaaagcatcctcaatattcaaaaaattacccaagcaaaaactacgtttgagcgagtactttcttgaaaacgtatacaactttgtgtaaaaatcACTgtggataaaactatggagtaatttcacgccatgaaaatatcccatagaaaactacaagagttcaaaacatgtttgaaatactcaaatacttctgcagaaaaataggacaaaacaccatttgctcctagagatttgaagtaagcagagcgttTTATTGCCCACTAAAtcaattatatagctataattctttTGCGGAAGCTAAAGatccgtaactatacaaaagactggtttatccgaagatattttgaacttgaacagatcagagttccattcagaaaTACGTCTTGCGGTACACACAGACCGCAGATgaaaagcttctttcaaagcaatagttatggtataccacaatggagggcgttgtagttacaaaaccacaatgaaactctcttggagtagcaatggaagcgagttatctataAAATGTGGCCGCAGGGtgtgttgagcagggacgcctgaatacgcaaattttgcgaaggaacactaaaAAGTACATAGAATGTCTcctggagactcctcatctgacacatgccattcagtcacctcatgacaaattctgctaatgcagagttgggttaggtgcaattctatgttaagttatccatgaactgtactatgtacctaagtaatccatcaaactgaagcatctcaaattaatgtttgagctatttcAGATGAAGTcaccatcgtagcaatactgccaaatatcagcgaaaagatgctgaatacaagagcttgcttgaaggcatccataaggaaaggttgaaacatgctaagatatagcatgcttgaagcacgacacttcatttataatgaaagaagcaaaactggtttCACAAGGTAAACTATACAGAAGTtatcctacgaaaatgaactttttgaagtagagccacttgggccatgCACGccttttacgctgaaaattggtttcctagccgtagccactacccaaactagacaggattacactcttcacaatcacagcacaaaaaggaaacatcaacgacaaacgaaagctgtgtcaattgaaaaactccaatggcgaaaacgccttAAGCGAACCCATGTAGGttgtaatgtaagctaatttacaacatttgagtAATCTCAAATttgagaagggcaactgattatctcggagaaacgcaaggtccattgcaccattgctccggttagcgcagtaagggcgtaatactgtggaggacgccctattTTTcgacaggctccgtttgtggttaggtttttattagaaccccctaaccattcattccttggcacggtaagcataaagccgcataacaccatgaattaggggtcacctgtttagtggtcTCTTACCACTGGATGGACCGCCTGATtcttagtgttattcttagccaattgagacaaccgctaccgacactacacagctgtctaggctgatcgggaaaagaagttaacattgatggttaactgcCAAGCGAGCTCGAACAGCCCCATAAATTGGTGCATCGAGTAGTATGTGACACAATTGCAAACAACAGGGAAGAGCATGCCGGACAAACTTTTCCAAATCGTCAGGACCATCACGGGAGAAAAATATACCTCCACGAGCTACGAGATCTACAATTcctgatggtggctccagagaggagttgAATTGGCAGATTCAACAGTCAAATATTGTAAAATGAATTCGTTGAAGCTAGTTCAAGGGTGGCAATAATGTTGTTTTGTATTATGTACAACCATCACGGGAGGATAACATGTCTCCAATTTGTAGCGATTGGCAAGAATCACTGGGTCACACCTCGGCTCATGGGTGTTGTAACGCAGAAGACACTTACAGGAGTCTAAAATAAGGCGGTGAATCGCTTTTGTCCACCACCTACCCATTGTTGATCTGGATCGCCGAGCTACGAGATCTTCAATGCcggatggtggctccagagaggagttaAATTGACAGATTCAACAGTCAAATATTGTACAatgtgtggtaccttgtggtatgcacataataaattattgtattactgtattacgtttagcgtgtatgtttacattgagtatctgtcatatgttgagatgttgttattgatgtctggagtgtgaatcattgtatgtaatattgaagtatcggtaataaagtgtatacaaataatgaatacagttgttgaataatcattacagagaaagattctcacacaaTGAATTCGTTGAAGCTAGTTCAAGGGTGGCAATAATGTTGGTTTATATTATGTACAACCACCACGGCAAGATAACATGTCTCCACTTTGTAGCCATTGGCAAGAATCACTGGTTCACCCCTCGGCTCAAAGGGGGTCGTAGGGTTGCAACGAAAAAGATACTTAAGGGAGTATAAAATCAGGCTGTGAATCGCTTTTGTCCACCACCCACCCACTGATGATATGGATCGCCAAGCTACGAGATCTTCAAATcctgatggtggctccagagaggagttaAATTAGCTGATTCAACAGTCAAAGTGGCGAAATCGATAATCCGAAGTCTTGGATGTGCCAACCCTGTGGACTCATTTCGAAGGCTACTATATCAGCAGCCGCAGGAGGATTGTTCTCGTCGGATTGACGAAGAAAATGAGTAAACAGGCCGGCAGGTAAGCAAGTACTCTAAAATCGAAAAGAACAAATGCCAGTAAAACGGCAAGTGTATCGTCTAGTGCAAAGGTCCGTCTCGCTTTTGAACTGTAAGTTTTGAACGAACAGCAGCAATAGATCATTGAAGCAAACTATACTAACGTTCGCCGGCCACATGTAAACGGAGGCACCACCGTATATAGACATAAAAATTGCGACAGCAGTGgaattacgtcaaacacacaaggcaatggtggcgctatctgttcattccatagcagccgttttagttattttagtgatccattagagGAACTAGAGTTAGAGGAGGAAAAGCAGATTCTAGCTAGACAGATTATGCAGGAGAAATCGATGATTAAAGACCGCGAGTTAGAGATAGAGGCTAAGAGGTTTGCAGAGGAAAAGGTGCTTTACTGTTAAAAATAATGCTCACGATAAAATTTCTGGGAATAGCAAAAAATTTCACCAAATTGTAATTGAATTCAAACAATATTACAAACTTGCTACAAAACATGCTACACGCTATTTGAACATTAGTGCTGTTCGCTGTCACAGTAACAGTACAAAAGCTCTACATGAGTGTCGATGGTTCAAATGCGATAAGGCGACAAGCCCGTGCAGAGGAAAAAGCTAACAGGGAGAACTTAAAAACAGACACTGTGTATTCTATGAGGGGGGAATTCGATCTCTAAAGCTCCTCTTTTGTCTAAGGGCTTGACTTGTACCTACccccaaaaacctattttcacGTCAAATTTTGGACATTCTCCTGGGGACATGTCGAATTGTTCATGATGTTATCCACACTAATAAATGCTTTTAGGAAAATTTGGATACATATTTCACACTATCAAGCATCTAACCTACCAAAAATCATACCACTCttagataaatttttaaattttccggACCATCGCAAACCGAATCCCAGTGGGACCGAGGCAGCCCGCTTCATCTGACGAAGGTAGCATATCCAAACGGATAACATAATGTAAAAATcttctggaggatcgactgagggttttaatctacgatttaaacggctacgcagtcttgtaatttgggaaaacgaggtttattatttgcccgacgtttcgacactggggttttgtgtcatcttcaggggtactaaaatttaatacatgtactaattTGATACAATCTACGGATACACAATTCGTCTGGATTACTTAcattaatttttcgtttttggtcttatgtttcgtctaactgtaactgtcttgtcgagttgttgttggtacatgctgtaaagtcATTATTAAAAGTTGAAATTGTCGGGTTCCTTGTCTAATGATAAATTTTGTCTTACACTTATTTGGTttatctagttttgcaacggactgtacgcGTTTGGCGCAAATCTACTTCTAACAACCCCCCACATATAATTGAACGGTCATTGGTAGCAAAAGTGCCCTATCCTAATAATCTACGTTTCATCGTCGGTTTGTCGTTCTACATTCGGTTTGTTGCGTTCCTGTATAGTTTTAATGCTGTGCAACACAGCTGCGTATGTGGTGCTAAGTCTATCTACGTCTGTTCGCTTATTCACTGTTTTGTCTGTGTTTGTGATGTgacacatttcgagaaatggtaGTGTTGTCTGTTTATAACTATGGTCAATAATTTGTGTTTGGTCAAGGTTGAATCTGTGGTTGTGTTCAATACAATGTTGGATTAGGGCTGTCGTTGTCTCTATTAGTGTAGTTTTAGCTGCTTCAGTGTTTGTCTGACTATCGTTCATCAACTTATCAAGTTTGTTCACATTGCTTTTGTGTCCAGTGAGTCTTTTGCCTAGGTTGTTTTTGGTCATTCCTATGTAACAGCTCTCGCAGTCGTTACATGGAATTTTATAGATTACATTATTAATTTCGGTTTTTCTTACAGGGTATTTAACTTTGGTATGCAGTTGATTGATGGTCCGGTGTTGTCTAGTCGTGATGTTGATGTTTGGGTAGTCTTTGGTCAGGATTTTGGTTATGCGTTGCGAGAGTGCAGGTATGTACGGAATCGACCTGTACACTTTTTCATTCCTTGTTGTTTCAGGATCGTTGGATGGACATACGGTGTTTTGATGCTCGATGCTGTTGGCAGTTCGGTGATCGTCGGTGATTGCGTGTATTTGGGGATGGTCGCTTCTATCGCTCGTGGGATCATAGAGTGGTTGCTGATGTTGCAGGTCatttggtgttgtgatgactggGAGGGTGGGTGGCTGACATGATGGTTGGCTTTGGACGAAATCGGTAGGGTTGTTTGTGTTTGATGCTGCTGTGGGTGGTACGGGAGATGGCTGGCAGGATGGTCGGCCGGGTGTTGTATGTAGAAGTTGGTTGTTGATCTCGCTGATGGTTGGCAAGGTTGGCGGTAGTTGCGGAGGGATATGAGGGATGGTTTCAATCGGCTGATGTTGCTGTTGGCGGTTGGGTTGTGGGTGGTTCTCGTTGGGTGTTGGATGCTTGCTCATGTACAAGTGTAGCAGTCTATTGATGAGCGACTTCGGATAATTGTTTTGGCGGAGATGTTGGTGAATCGTTTTGGCTATTTCATCTAACGGCTTGTTGCGGGTGAGCGAGCATACTCGGTGGATGAGGTTATTTGCTACATTGATCTTGTACTTAGGCTGGTGGAATGAATTGTAGTTCAACATTCTACCTGAGGCTATTGGTTTTGCGTACCATTCCGTCGTCAATGTTTGGTCTGCATTACGAATGACCGTCATGTCGAGGAATGGGAGGCGGTTCTCTTTTTCTTCTTCGGTGGTGAACTGTAGCCTCGGTTCAATCCTGTTGAAGGCATCCAGGACCTGTTGTACGCATTCCCGTGGGATAGCCATGAAGATATCATCCACGTATTTTCTAAAGATGGTTATCTCAAAGGGTAGAGAGTTCATAGCTGTTTTGATAACCGAGTCCAACACGATGTCTGCCACAATGGGCGACAGTGGGCTGCCCATGGCCGTCCCGTATGTTTGCTTGAAATACCGTCCTTCGAAGCAGAAGTAGCTAGCTTCCATACAGTATTCCACAATCTCGAGGAACAAGTCAAGATTGATTTGTGTTTTGACCTCGTTCCACCGATTGATGATGCTCCTGATGACCAGATGTCGCGGTACATTGGTGAATAGTGAGGTGACGTCGAGGGAGATCATAATGTATCCCTCCGGAAGTACAACTTGGTTGACATCTCCACAAAATTCGAACGAGCTGGTCGTGCTGTACTGGCTATGGAATGAGTTTTGTAGAATATCAGCGATGTATTTGGCCAGCTTGTACGTAGGGGCTGTGATGTTGGGGATGACGGGGCGGAGCGGGAGGTCCGGTTTGTGCGCTTTCGGTTGGCCGTAGATCCTGGGGCATGTTGCATTGGTCGAGGATAGTTCTTTCGCTGTTCTGTGGTCGATTAGTTTTAAATCTTTGAGCTATAGGGATAGGGCACTTTTGCTACCAATGACCGTTCAATTATATGTGGGGGGTTGTTAGAAGTAGATTTGCGCCAAACgcgtacagtccgttgcaaaactagataaACCAAATAAGTGTAAGACAAAATTTATCATTAGACAAGGAACCCGACAATTTCAACTTTTAATAATgactttacagcatgtaccaacaacaactcgacaagacagttacagttagacgaaacataagaccaaaaacgaaaaattaatgTAAGTAATCCAGACGAATTGTGTATCCGTAGATTGTATCAaattagtacatgtattaaattttagtacccctgaagatgacacaaaaccccagtgtcgaaacgtcgggcaaataataaacctcgttttcccaaattacaagactgcgtagccgtttaaatcgtagataATGTAAAAAGTTCGAAACACAGAGATTGGATCTCGGAATTTATATGCTATTTATGCGCTCGCCTTCCCCATAACCCAATCCACCGACACGACCACGCAACAAAAGAAAACATATACGGAACGGACGAGTTTCTCACTTCCCATAAGTAATGTTCTGTTTTGGCTGGGGTCCGATGGTTGTGGTCGTCTCGTCGGTCGGTCACTCGGTCGCTCTGTTGGTCGATGAGGATGAAAACActgattggaaagttttcatgcCACGTTCCAGTTCCACCCCTCTACCTAGAGCCCCCTCAGTTCCACTACACAGTTCGGTTGATAAGAGTAAAAGGCGAAAGTAATGAGTCACTGGAACACAAGGGGAGGCAAAAAAAGAAACGAACTGAAAAACGACGACCCAAGTCCAAGTGATAACCTCTTCTCGGTTGGCATATCTATATTTAGCAGGATCCTGGTGGAGTCCCGCTTCAGAAGGAACCGATATCCATCATTTTGTCAGACGTTGCTGCTGTTGCTCTGGTTTCTCTTGCTTTGCATTTTTTGTTTTCGGGATTTCTGGGGGTGGGGCAGTAAAGATCGTAAAAGTTTTCTTTGCGTAAAGCATACGTATTTCCGAATTTCCGTGACGGACGGAACGAAGCTAAATTTTGCATTCAGGAAAAGTTTTGTTATTGGATTGTGTCGAGCAACACATTTCATTCGGATTGATATTCCGGCAATGATTCAATTACGAATGCAAAACCTGATTCCTGGACTGACGAACGCATGCCTGTCTGCTTGCCTGCCTAGGTTGACCAGAAGTCAGCCAGGCCAGATCGGTCAGTAATCGATGATGGTTCGATACCCGTTCGGAAAGGCAATAAATCTCGGTAATATATTGACTTTCTGATTTGAGCTGGTCCATCAGATATCGGCTCGAGAGCTTTGTTGGGCTCCGAATTTGGcggagatttgaaattgaaagcaTGCCTTAGAGGTACTGATGAACTTCACGTATGGGATGGGACATGGCAAAAGAAAATGGCTCTACTTTAGATGAAATAGAAGTTCGACTGTACGTATCAAatccttttcaaaataaatttaggAAGCCTTTTCAATTATTCGCTCAGAATTTGGCGCAAGCATTCTTAAGAGAATCCCTTTGCCAATTTggtaatttctaaagtaatttcgcTACGATGTCTTTTgacaattcctttggatttttttctttactCGGTGATTATTTTAGAAATGTATGCTTTGGAAGTTCCTTCTTAGATGTCTTTATTAacatatttctttgaaattcctttgggtaaTTCTCGAGCAATTTCATCTGTGGGAACTTGTTTAGAAAATTGTATAAAATTTATTCGGTTATTCTAATTTCTAATATCTTAATAAAATTCTTCAGCAATGAATTTGAGATTTCCTTCTGCTTCTgctttgtttctaatttgcatcGGCAATTATTTTAAAAACTCATTCGGTATAAACTCGTTCGGTATTAACTTcggtattttttgagaaacttcttcggaaattttcaagaaaattgctTTGATAATTGATTAGGCGGTCTTctgtttttttccagaatttgatCAAGAAATTTATTTGGTAGTTTCCTCGCCAAATTCTCTgtgaatttttctggaattttttttacagtttttttttaattccttggtatttaaaaaaatcctttgaacattttctctattttttgtAACTCCATCGGCAATCCCATCAGCCGGCCTACCTGCATCTGTggcgattcctttaagaattcttacggatttttttttatttctttgtctCATTTTTGGGAGGTCACTCGGCTATTCATTTGATAATTCGTTTGGcaattccaaaggatttttttctacattttttttcttttttttcggaTGTTACTTTAACTATTTTTTCCTAATTCGTTCATAAATACCtcaggttttttttaatttctgttccTGTTGGTGTGcttccttttgaaatttattctgtaattccttctggaatttgtcctattttcattttgaaaattccatttgaatttttttggaaaacttttaatttccgaaggaattactgaaagaattcacaatgcaatgaaattgccgaagaaagtcTTACAGGATTTACAAGttggattttcaaaagcaaaacaaattttctgaaaaaatcccgaaaggaatttgcCACAGAATTTCCAAAAGTGAACTAATTAGGAATTAACAAATAACACCCTAAGCATTTTTCGtaggattgcttgaagaattccagatagagaagcctcaaatatttccaaaaaagtaCACAAAAGAGTTGTCgaaaatatttccaataaaattgcCGCATGTATTTCCAAAGTGAATAAacattatttttcaatatttttttttaatttttatgtatTCTCAACTCTTTGGTCAACTGCGTGTATGAGGTTCATGTTAGCAGAGCCTTAGAGTCGAAGGATCATAACCTTATTTGCTAGTTTACATATTTCTAGTAATGACAACTCTTCAACCATCGAAATTTGAACGAAGAGTACgtcgggttgttttttttttttattgttgctaATGGTGATGATGTTGCTTGTAGTTCATCAGAAGGTATTTTATAAAATGGAGCTATTGGTCGACTATCATGCTACCCGATTTGTTAGAGACATTGCTTAAAGTGTCATTGACAATTGACGATTTGTGTTGTCTTAATGAAATGACCATCCGCTGTCGACAAGCACGTGTGATCCTTGAGACTACTAGGCTACATATTAATCACAAAAAAAGTGGTGTGGAAAAAGCACCATAGGAGTTGTCAAATGTATTCTTAaataaatcttcttcttcttcttcttcttggcgtaacgtcctcactgggacaaagcctgcttctcagcttcgtgttctatgagcacttccactgtttttaactgagagcttcctctgccaatgaccattttgcatgtgtatatcgtgttttttttttccttctaaaccatagggggataatctgctcaacagacaccctaacagaaggttagggtagtgtaggtctgacaggccgtcttctacaacaaaagtaaaatccaggactactctctcctcgtacccactaaaccattcctatggtcgccaaaccctacgtctctccggaaccaccaagaaggtattgcttcagagaggggctagtgcacatcgcacccacaaggttagctgcgtagcctgcagcaacgaacatcgatgactcgctttggagagttcatcacggtagcatgctggcgcttagccagtttcccgagtggtcctcgccactccctttgtcctcggaaggcgggcagggtcaaccccgcccgcgccctactgctgagcggacatcaagaactgatgcccacgtgcaacccgatctgacctgcccgtaaggaagggtatcactacccttcaggccctatcagatgcacccgtaggttgcagacagcaggatctcacctaccccgacccttgccggggacccctttccaaccgcgggctcggatccaacccagtagaccgacgccacgacagcaccactaccgggacttcctctccgcggccacttaatcgttgtaagggtcgatctcgaccgcagggcaccggtatgacctacgaagccgactccgaacccctggaccacctcttgtactgcatctggactagccattctccgagtccacgcgccacctcctctgtagcttccaGACGATGtgagtaatagccgttgaaacggcgttccagccaaactca includes:
- the LOC134285674 gene encoding uncharacterized protein LOC134285674; translated protein: MISLDVTSLFTNVPRHLVIRSIINRWNEVKTQINLDLFLEIVEYCMEASYFCFEGRYFKQTYGTAMGSPLSPIVADIVLDSVIKTAMNSLPFEITIFRKYVDDIFMAIPRECVQQVLDAFNRIEPRLQFTTEEEKENRLPFLDMTVIRNADQTLTTEWYAKPIASGRMLNYNSFHQPKYKINVANNLIHRVCSLTRNKPLDEIAKTIHQHLRQNNYPKSLINRLLHLYMSKHPTPNENHPQPNRQQQHQPIETIPHIPPQLPPTLPTISEINNQLLHTTPGRPSCQPSPVPPTAASNTNNPTDFVQSQPSCQPPTLPVITTPNDLQHQQPLYDPTSDRSDHPQIHAITDDHRTANSIEHQNTVCPSNDPETTRNEKVYRSIPYIPALSQRITKILTKDYPNINITTRQHRTINQLHTKVKYPVRKTEINNVIYKIPCNDCESCYIGMTKNNLGKRLTGHKSNVNKLDKLMNDSQTNTEAAKTTLIETTTALIQHCIEHNHRFNLDQTQIIDHSYKQTTLPFLEMCHITNTDKTVNKRTDVDRLSTTYAAVLHSIKTIQERNKPNVERQTDDET